The nucleotide sequence TTTCAGCATAGCCGCACAATTTATTTTATCTTTGATAAACAAGCATGTAGATAATTTTTGGGCTGTTTACCCTACCTGGATCTTTGTCTTCATTTTTGGCACTATTGTAAAGAAGTATGTCAAACCAGACGACCATCACCATTAAAAAAACCCGGCACATGTTACCATGTTTACCGGGAATAAACTATATTACAAGACCTAGTTAACTTACAGACCGCCTGCTTTTCCCATAAAGGAGATCAATTTATCATCAGAATAAAGGCCAAAAGCGTCAACAACAGTACCCTTTAGCCCATTTTTTGTCTCTATAATATAGACAATAGCCATATCATCTGGGTCTGAAATACCTTCAAACCTTAATTTTTCAATGATATTGACATCCTCTGGAGAAAAGGTATCTCCGGTCTCATAACATACTAGCCCTTCCTCAGTAATATGGAACTCCTTGTCGTAGCCTTTTTTTGTAAGGGCATCTATTTTCAAAGACATAGGCGTTCTTGAGTGGGGCATATTTGTTTCTTTTCTCATAACTTTTCCCTCCTATCATTTTAACAAATAACAAAAGAAAAAGTTATTCTAGGGCTGGAAATCAAAAGTCATAGGGTCGGGGTAAAGAAACTTATAATCAAGTTCTTTTTGCAGCAAACTTCCCTCTATAAGTTTATAACCTGATGCATCTTCTTCTTTATACTGAGGTTCCTGCATCCCCAACTTTTTGGCAATATGCGGATAGTAAATCTTCCTCAGCGGATGTCCTGGCGCACAAACATTATATACTTTATTGAGGCCATGTTTGGCGCAAACTTCAGAAACAATACGAACCAAATCATCGCGATGGATTAGGTTTACTGGGTTATTTCCTCCCGATAGGTTGGTCTTTCCCGCAAAATAATTTACCAAAATGCGGTCATATCCCGTAAGCCCACCACACCTTAGGACGACGGCTTCTTGAGAGATAGACAAAATAATTTGCTCTGCATCAAACAGCACTTTGTTCCCTGCCTGATTCTTATCTGCCAAATCACCCTCTTGAACAATTTTATCTAAATCTGGATAAACCGACGTAGAGCTAATATACACCACCTTACGGAGCGGGCTATCCTTTAGGAAAGGCGCCAAACCCTGCATTTGCCTGACATGATAGTCGCTTCCAGGGTTTTTCCTTGTTCCAGGAGGAATGTTTATAATTAGAATTTCTGAGGAGAGAAAATCCTCCAATTCTTCTTTTTCACATTTTGGTTCAGGGTCAAGGCGGATCAGGTAAGGCTTTATCCCATTACTTTCCAATAGACTTAACTTATCGGGAGAAGTAGAACTACCTTTAACATCATTTTTATGTTCAATCAGAAATTTAGCTAGTGGAAGTCCTAACCATCCACAGCCTAATATACTTACCGTCTTATTTTGAAGATTCATAATCTAAAATTATATTAAAAAAGCACACGGAACTATTGTTTGAGAATATTCCTTAAAATGATGTTTAACATGTTCGAATAAAACCAACTTAAGGCCAATATTTAACAATTCCGTAACATTAAATTACCTATTTTTACCAAAAGATATAAGACTTTATTTTAATGCGTTGCCTGCTGCTGTATATATTTTTGTTCCCCCTGCTGTCTTGCAGCCAAAAGCCTAAAATAAAGGTGGACGGCTCTAGTACGGTATATCCCATTACAGAGGCAGTGGCAGAAGATTTTATGTGGAACAACAGTGGCGCCAACGTAACCATAGGAGTTTCTGGTACCGGAGGAGGATTCAAAAAATTTATTCGAAACGAAATCGATATTACCAATGCTTCTAGGCCTATTAAAGCTATAGAAGATGAAGAAACTAAAAAAGCAGGTATAGATTATTTGGAGCTTCCTATTGCGTTTGATGGACTGGCCATTGTGGTTCACCCTCAAAACACCTGGGTTGACTACCTTACTGTAGAAGAGCTAAAGAAAATATGGCAACCTGAAGCGCAGAGCAAAGTAAAGAAATGGAACCAAATTAGACCTGAGTGGCCTAATAAAGAAATTCACCTATTTGGGGCCGGAACCCAATCTGGCACGTTCGACTATTTTACAGAAGCCATTGTAGGTACGGCTAAATCATCACGTGGTGACTATACAGCGAGTGAAGATGACAATGTGCTTGTACAAGGAATATCTTCAGATGTATTAGCGTTAGGATATTTTGGCCTGGATTATTATGAAGCTAATCAAGACAAGCTTAAATTAGTGCCTATAGATAATGGCCACCATAAGGGGCCTATAATACCTACACAAGAGTCAATAAGTTCAGGTATTTACCAACCATTATCAAGACCGTTATTACTTTATGTTAATCAATCATCGCTCGAAAGGCCGGAAGTATTAAACTTTTTAATATTTTATCTAAAAAACGCTCCAAAACTAGTTAAAGAATCAGGATATGTACCGCTGACACCAGAAACCTATGAGCTGCTAATAAAAAGGGTAGAAGACCGGATTTCTGGTTCGGTATTTTTAAGCTCCCGTTCTACTGTTGGCGTTAAAATCGAAGAACTAATACAGGAAGAATAAATGAATTTGAAAGAGAAGATTATAGAAAACCTCCTGTTCTGCTGTGCATTACTCACTATCCTTACCACTATAGGCATAGTAGGAGTGCTTGTTGTTGAAACTTTCAAATTCTTCATTGAAGTATCTATAATAGAGTTTTTCACCAGCACCCAGTGGACACCACTATTTGCGGAAAAACATTTTGGGATACTACCTCTTCTTGCAGGCACTTTTCTTACCACGACAATCGCCATACTGGTTGCAGTTCCAATGGGATTATGCATAGCTGTATACCTGAGCGAGTATGCCCACCCCAAAACACGTGGCATCGTCAAGCCCATATTGGAAATTCTTGCAGCCATCCCTACCGTAGTGTATGGTTATTTTGCTCTGGTTTTTCTTACCCCAGCACTTCAAAACCTCATACCCGGATTAGCTGGATTTAACGCCCTGTCTCCAGGAATTGTTATGGGAATAATGATTCTTCCGCTAGTGTCTTCCTTAAGTGAAGATGCTTTATATGCGGTACCAAAACCTTTAAGGGAGGGAGCTTTCGCCCTCGGTTCCACTAGATTTCAGACTGCATGGAAAGTAGTTGTTCCATCGGCATTTTCAGGCATTGCTGTTTCTGTCATACTCGCTGTTTCCAGGGCCATAGGCGAAACCATGATTGTGGCTATTGCAGCTGGGCAGCAACCTAGGTTTACACTAAACCCATTCGTTCCGATAGAAACAGCAACGACCTATATAGTACAAGTGAGTCAAGGCGATATCCCCCATGACTCACTTGAATATAGAACTATTTTTGCAGTGGGCATAACCTTGTTTATTCTTACATTTATTTTAAATAATGTTAGTTTCTGGCTCAAAAGAAGATTCCATCAAGCCTATCACTAATAGGCCTAACAAGAGAAATAGAAAGAAACTTAAAAAGCGTTTAAAACAATTCAAAGGAAGCCATTACTTTGAGTTTCAAAACATTTTTTTTAAGAATCTGGCTATTCTATGTGCGTTAGTAGGTGTGTTGTTCTTGGGTCTACTGCTTTATGACGTAATTTCCAGAGGTATTGGAAGGTTAGATTGGGACTTTTTCTCCAACCCTCCGTCGAGAAAAGCTGAAAGAGCTGGAATTTATACTGCTTGGATCGGAACGGTTTGGATTATGCTACTTACGGCTGCTATTGCTTTCCCCATAGGTGTAGGAGCTGGAATTTACCTGGAAGAGTACAATAAGAAAAACAGGTTGTCAAACCTTCTTGAAGTAAATATTGCCAATTTGGCTGGTATTCCATCTATAATTTACGGCCTATTAGGGCTAGAAATTTTTGCAAGGACATTCATGTTAGGAGGCAGTATTTTAACAGGCGCATTGACACTAGCACTCCTTATTTTACCTATCATTATAGTATCGACTAGAGAGGCCATAAAGTCCGTTCCCCAGTCCCTTCGAGAAGGCTCCTATGCACTCGGTGCCTCAAAGTGGCAGACCATCTGGCACCAAGTACTACCTGCATCTATGTCGGGGATAATTACCGGTGTGATTCTTGCTATATCAAGGGCTATAGGAGAAACCGCACCACTGCTGGTTATAGGTGCACTCTTGTATGTGCCCATTGCCCCTGAAGGTGTCATGGACTCATTTACTGTGCTACCTATCCAAATCTATAACTGGATCAATAGGCCACAGCAGGAATTTACAGAAAATGCCGCAGCTGCCATTATCGTTCTACTGTTTATTACCTTTGTTATGAATGGGCTAGCAGTATATTTGAGGTATAGATGGCAGAAAAAGTCCAAGTGGCAGTAAATTCGCCTATTAAAAGTGCGATTATGAAAATAGAGACAAAAGATGTACATGTTTATTACGGTTCGGAACACGTGCTGAAAGGAATAAACATGAAAATAAAAAAGCAAACCGTAACAGCTCTAATCGGTCCTTCAGGATGTGGCAAGTCTACTTTTTTGCGACTGTTCAACCGAATGAATGACCTGATCGACGATGTGCGCATAACAGGAGAAATACTTATAGATGGTGTAAATATATATTCTGAGAAAATCAATGTCAGTGAGTTAAGAAAATCAGTTGGAATGGTTTTTCAAAAACCAAACCCTTTTCCAAAGTCCGTTTTTGAAAATGTAGCTTATGGTCTCAAGGTCAAAGGAGTATCAAACAAGAGACATTTAGAAGAAAGCGTGGAGAAAAGCCTCCGTCAAGCGGCATTGTGGGATGAGGTAAAAGACAAGTTAAAAAAATCAGCATTTACTCTATCTGGCGGGCAACAACAACGCTTATGCATAGCACGTGCTTTGGCGGTTGAGCCTTCCATTTTATTAATGGACGAGCCCGCTTCCTCGCTTGACCCTATCTCTTCTACAAAAATAGAAGAGCTTATTTATAATTTAAAAAGAGCCTATACTATTATTATTGTAACCCATAACATGCAGCAAGCCTCTCGAACTAGTGACAAAACGGCATTCTTTCATATGGGAGAGCTGGTCGAGTATGACGACACAAGAAGTATATTTACAAATCCTAAAAAGATAAAAACACAAAACTATATTACGGGCAGGTTTGAGTAAACCCGTTTTTTTAATCTTATTTTTTTAATACAAATCGTCTACCCTAAAAACTCAGCAAGCATTTTACCGGTATAACAATTTTTTGAGAGAAATCGAGTAAATTATTTTGAAAGTCGTAGTGCAGCCATTAGCTTAACATACGAAGAATAGACAAACCAAGAACAAAGTTCGTCGCTAATGGTAAATGAACTTTGAAAGCGTAAGTTTTAACTACTACAACATTTTTTAAAAAACGAAAAAGCCGAAAACCTGCTTATTAGGCCATCTACAATATGAACCTACTAGAAACAGAAATAGGAGAGCTTAAAACAGAGCTTTTAGATATGATTGCCCTGGTAAAAGGGCAATTTGAAAAAGCTATTGTCGCTCTTAGCACATTTGATAAAGATTTGGCTAAAGAGGTCCTCGTCAGTGAAAAAAAAGTTAACGAGAGCGAGCTAAAGATAGACAGCAAAGGAGAACACATCCTTGCCCTTTTTAGTCCTGTAGCCATAGACCTCCGTTTTGTCATGGCATCTCTTAAAATGGTTTCTGACATTGAACGCATAGGAGATAATGCCAAAGCCATTGCCCATTACGTACTTTTATCTGAAAATCCTTTTGACAAACAACTTCAAAACCACCTTCAGCTTGAGAAAATAAGCAAAACGGGTTTAGAAATGCTCAGTATTTTGCATGAATCTTTCGAAACCGACAACACCAGGCTTGCCAAGAGCATTTTTGTTAAAGACGAGACAATTGACAAAGTCAATATGGCAGCCAATGGTTCCATAGCAGAATATTTGCAACATGAAAAAGATAAGAGTAAGATTTTAGAAGCGCTATACCTACTGTCGATAGTAAGAAAAATAGAAAGAGTAGGCGACTGTGCCGCCAATATAAGTGAAGAAATAATTTTTTATGTAAAAGCAAAAGTGCTAAAACACCAAAGAAAAAACCTTTAGCTATTATTTTAGCCTATCTTTTACAAGGCGATAAGCTTAGTAATAATACAATTGCTAGCCATAGAGAATATATTATTGACCAATACAATCCTAATCAATAAAATATTTTATATTTTTAAACTGATAATCTTTTAACATATCTTATTTAAAACAGGTTAGATAATAAACAGTAAGACCTGAAATTTTTTAGAAATAGTTCATACAATGGAGAACCGCTTTTTTAAAATGTTTGGAGTAGAAAGCCTATTTGAAAACCTAAAAGGGTATATAGATGCAAGAATCCAGTTAATAAAGCTTGAGATACAGGAAAAAACGGCGCACATAATTACCATTATTGCCATTGCCGCCTTGCTGTTTTTTGCATTTTTCATGACTATTATTTTTCTTAGTATAGCACTAGGAGGGTTTTTAAATGAGGTTTTAAACAGCATGTTCTTGGGACACCTCATTGTAGGAGCTATCTATCTAGTAGCATCTATTGCACTGGCCATCAATATAAAAAGCGGATTTCTTAACAAAAAAATTCACCAAGCTGTAGCAGCAATTTTTAATCCCAAAAAATAAGGTATAAAGATGCAAGACAATACACTTGAACTAGAAGAGCAAAAAAAGTACCTGGACAGACAGACTAAACTTTATGAAATTGCCCTTAAAGATGATTTGGGAGAGCTTAAAGAAGACATAAAGAGGAAAGGGACTAAAGCGTTGTTATTAGGCGGCATAGCCCTTGCAGGTCTATTAATTTTCAGAAAACTTTCACGCAAGAAAGAAAAGCCTGGGCAAATAAAGAAAAAAGTTTTTTATCCTGACCCAGAAACACAAATGGTTGTGCATCAACCTAAGCAGGAGTCCCCGATTTTATCCATGATCAAAGAGCATATAGCTTTATTTTTGATAGGAATCATTAAAGAAAAAATTGCAGCATATATACGTGATGCAGAATTAAAGTATATTGCCAATACAACCAAGAACCCCAAAGATGAAAATCTACAATAAGATTGTTAACAGTAAAGTACTTAACAAAAAATCATTTGCTGTACTTTTAGACCCTGACAAGTTGACAACTTCTGAATGCATTAAATTGGTCAACAAAAGTCAAGAAGCTGTTATCGATTACTTTTTCATTGGCGGGAGCCTTATCACCCGAAAGAACTTTAATGACATTATCAAAGTAGTAAAAGACCACTCTGACATACCAGTGGTTATCTTTCCTGGCAGTAATTTACAAATAGACGAAAATGCCGACGCCATACTTCTATTATCGCTCATATCAGGACGAAACCCCGAATTCCTTATCGGCCAACATGTGATAGCCGCCCCACTTCTTAAAGAAAGTGGCATAGAAGTAGTGCCGACCGGCTATATGCTTGTTGACTGCGGAAAACCTACTACCGTAAGCTACATAAGCAATACCACCCCTATTCCTCATGACAAGCCCTCTGTAGCATCATGTACCGCATTAGCAGGAGAAATGCTTGGGATGAGACTCACGTATCTGGATGGAGGAAGTGGGGCAAAGGAGCCTATATCTCCAGAAATGATTGCGATGACACGAAAAACAGTCAATACACCGATCATTGTGGGGGGCGGCATCGATACAAAAGAAAAAGCCGCAGCTGCATTAAAAGCAGGTGCGGACATAATAGTTGTTGGAAATGCAATTGAAAGTAATCCTGATTTTCTAAACGAGGTGTCTGAAACTGTAAAGTTCCAGAACTTACCATCAGATATTCATCAATGATTCTCTTCTTCTCATTTTACCAGCAGGTATTCCAAACATCATTTTAAACCTACGGCAAAAGTAAGCTGTATCTTTATAGCCGACATCACGACCTATCTCCCTAATGCTTTTCTTAGAAGTTCTCAACAAGTTAACGGCCATTTCCATTCGCTGATACTCGATATAGTCTTGCGGGTTAATGCCGGTAAGCATTTTAAAGTACTGCCCTACATAATCTTCTGAAACATTAGCTACGCCTGCTAACACTTTGTTTGAGAGGTCGCCACCCAAATTTTCTTTAATAAAGGCAAATATATCAATCAGACGAGGGTCTTTAAAATAAGTACTATTCGTGGCTAATTGCTCAACAAAAAGACGATTTTCCAGAATATAACGAATGACCTCTATAACAATTTGCTCCGTATAAAGCTTGATCAAACGCTCTTTTCCAGGCATGTCGCAAAGGTCTTCTTTTACAATATCAATAATGGCCTCGGAGAGTACGCTGCGACCAGGAATCACAAATGGAGGAATGTCAAGAGAAGCAAAGAAGTTTACAGAGTCAAAAACTTTCGCTTCAAATGTAATATAGGAAAAAGCATTTTCTCCTACACCTATACATTCGGGTTCATTGTTAGAAACAAAATATTTGTCTCTATGATTAAGCATCTCCTCATTTGTCAATCTGGCAGGATTGATTTTACCATAAGTAACAGCAGTCATTTTTCCACCAGGAATAAATAATATATCCCCTTCTGCTACTCTTTGCTTATCTTCCCCATGAGCTAAATCACCTTTATGGAGCAACATAATGGTGTTACCTACATCGTAGAAATTTTCTACTGTTACCGGCTGAAGAATATTTATATTCTTGGCCTTAATAAACCTTACTCCTAGTGATTCGATAATTTTGTTGTACTCTTCCATAGTAAAATCTTGCCAGTTGATTCAACAAATAAGAAAAAAAATATAACAATATTTAAAAATTGAACTTAATCATGATTTGTACAAATCTAATACAAACAAACTAATAAATCAATTAAAACATAAATTTTTAACAAATCAATTATATTAAATTAATAACCTCCACATTGTCCACTAAAGAACAAATATTAATTTTTAAATAATTCCCGGGAAATTACAATTTTTTGTATCTCAGATGTCCCTTCATATATCTGCGTAATCTTAGCGTCACGCATCAGTCTTTCGACATGATATTCCTTTACATAACCATATCCACCATGAATTTGTACTGCTTCTACCGTTACATCCATCGCTACTTTAGAAGCAAATACTTTGGCCATGGCCGATGCTTTTGAGTAATCCTCATTGTTGTCCTTTAACACAGCAGATTTCAGACAAAGAAGTCTGGCTGCGTCTATATTTGTAGCCATATCTGCCAATTTAAATTGTATGGCTTGGTGATTAATAATCTCTTGGCCAAAGGCCTTCCGCTCTTTTGCGTACTCCAAAGAAAGCTCATAAGCGCCCGAAGCAATACCTAGCGCTTGCGAGGCAATCCCGATACGGCCTCCATTAAGGGTAGACATGGCAAAATAAAAACCCGACCCATCTTCTCCTATTCTATTCTCTTTTGGCACTTTCACATTGTTAAACATAAGTGAATGTGTGTCAGAAGCCCTTATCCCAAGCTTACTCTCCTTTTTGCCAACTTCAAACCCCTCCATCCCTTTTTCAACTATTAATACATTAATACCTTTATGCTTCTTTTCAGGATATGTTTGTGCCACTACCAAATACACAGAAGCAGAGTTGCCATTGGTAATCCAATTTTTGGTGCCATTCAACAAGTAGTGGTCACCTTTATCTTCAGCAGTAGTTTTTTGCGATGTAGCATCAGATCCAGCTTCGGGTTCGGATAAACAAAAAGCGCCCAAAATTTCTCCACTGGCTAAACGGGGAAGATACTTTTTCTTTTGCTCTTCGGTACCATATTTTTCGATACCCCAACATACTAAAGAATTATTTACGGACATGCACACAGAAACAGAAGCATCGATTTTAGAAATTTCTTCCATGGCCAACACATAGGACACCGTGTCCATTCCACCGCCCCCGTACTCCGGGCTCACCATCATTCCTAAAAAACCTAACTGCCCAAGCTTTTTAATTTGCTCTGTAGGAAACTGCTGTAGTTCATCCCGCTCTATTACACCAGGCAAAAGCTCTGTACGAGCAAAGTCCCGGGCTGCAGCTTGTACAGCTAATTGTTCTTCTGTAAATTGAAAATCCATAAGCTATCAAAAAAAAAGGATTCCCCATAAGGTGTTTCTCGCTATTAAAGCTAAACACAAGGGAACCCTTAATGTTGGAAAAAAACCTTAATCTCTTCTACCAAGAAGAAGTGACACGTAGTATAACAATGTAGCCAAAGAACCTAAAGCCGCCACTACATAAGTCATAGCTGCCCATCTTAGCGCATCTTTTGACATTTCATGCTCCTGACTGGTCACCACCCCTCTATTGTGAATCCATGCCAAAGCTCTTTTGCTAGCATCAAACTCTACAGGCAGTGTGATAAAACTAAATAATGTAGTGATTCCAAATAACACCACCCCTGCGGCAAGCACTGTTGGATTTCCTGTATTGTAAAGCAACAATATACCACCTAAGATAACCCATTGCATATAGCGCGATGCCACGCTCACTACAGGCACAATGGCCGAACGGAATTTTAAAAACGCATAAGCCCTAGCGTGTTGGATGGCGTGGCCGCATTCGTGTGCCGCAACAGCCGCCGCAGCAGCATTCCTTCCATAATACACTTCTTGGCTCAAGTTGACTGTTTTATCCGTAGGATTATAATGGTCTGTCAGCTTTCCTTCTACGGACAATACCTGAACGTCAAAAATG is from Cytophagaceae bacterium ABcell3 and encodes:
- a CDS encoding PstS family phosphate ABC transporter substrate-binding protein, yielding MDGSSTVYPITEAVAEDFMWNNSGANVTIGVSGTGGGFKKFIRNEIDITNASRPIKAIEDEETKKAGIDYLELPIAFDGLAIVVHPQNTWVDYLTVEELKKIWQPEAQSKVKKWNQIRPEWPNKEIHLFGAGTQSGTFDYFTEAIVGTAKSSRGDYTASEDDNVLVQGISSDVLALGYFGLDYYEANQDKLKLVPIDNGHHKGPIIPTQESISSGIYQPLSRPLLLYVNQSSLERPEVLNFLIFYLKNAPKLVKESGYVPLTPETYELLIKRVEDRISGSVFLSSRSTVGVKIEELIQEE
- the pstC gene encoding phosphate ABC transporter permease subunit PstC, with protein sequence MNLKEKIIENLLFCCALLTILTTIGIVGVLVVETFKFFIEVSIIEFFTSTQWTPLFAEKHFGILPLLAGTFLTTTIAILVAVPMGLCIAVYLSEYAHPKTRGIVKPILEILAAIPTVVYGYFALVFLTPALQNLIPGLAGFNALSPGIVMGIMILPLVSSLSEDALYAVPKPLREGAFALGSTRFQTAWKVVVPSAFSGIAVSVILAVSRAIGETMIVAIAAGQQPRFTLNPFVPIETATTYIVQVSQGDIPHDSLEYRTIFAVGITLFILTFILNNVSFWLKRRFHQAYH
- the pstA gene encoding phosphate ABC transporter permease PstA; protein product: MLVSGSKEDSIKPITNRPNKRNRKKLKKRLKQFKGSHYFEFQNIFFKNLAILCALVGVLFLGLLLYDVISRGIGRLDWDFFSNPPSRKAERAGIYTAWIGTVWIMLLTAAIAFPIGVGAGIYLEEYNKKNRLSNLLEVNIANLAGIPSIIYGLLGLEIFARTFMLGGSILTGALTLALLILPIIIVSTREAIKSVPQSLREGSYALGASKWQTIWHQVLPASMSGIITGVILAISRAIGETAPLLVIGALLYVPIAPEGVMDSFTVLPIQIYNWINRPQQEFTENAAAAIIVLLFITFVMNGLAVYLRYRWQKKSKWQ
- the pstB gene encoding phosphate ABC transporter ATP-binding protein PstB — its product is MKIETKDVHVYYGSEHVLKGINMKIKKQTVTALIGPSGCGKSTFLRLFNRMNDLIDDVRITGEILIDGVNIYSEKINVSELRKSVGMVFQKPNPFPKSVFENVAYGLKVKGVSNKRHLEESVEKSLRQAALWDEVKDKLKKSAFTLSGGQQQRLCIARALAVEPSILLMDEPASSLDPISSTKIEELIYNLKRAYTIIIVTHNMQQASRTSDKTAFFHMGELVEYDDTRSIFTNPKKIKTQNYITGRFE
- the phoU gene encoding phosphate signaling complex protein PhoU; this translates as MNLLETEIGELKTELLDMIALVKGQFEKAIVALSTFDKDLAKEVLVSEKKVNESELKIDSKGEHILALFSPVAIDLRFVMASLKMVSDIERIGDNAKAIAHYVLLSENPFDKQLQNHLQLEKISKTGLEMLSILHESFETDNTRLAKSIFVKDETIDKVNMAANGSIAEYLQHEKDKSKILEALYLLSIVRKIERVGDCAANISEEIIFYVKAKVLKHQRKNL
- a CDS encoding phage holin family protein, with amino-acid sequence MENRFFKMFGVESLFENLKGYIDARIQLIKLEIQEKTAHIITIIAIAALLFFAFFMTIIFLSIALGGFLNEVLNSMFLGHLIVGAIYLVASIALAINIKSGFLNKKIHQAVAAIFNPKK
- a CDS encoding geranylgeranylglyceryl/heptaprenylglyceryl phosphate synthase; protein product: MKIYNKIVNSKVLNKKSFAVLLDPDKLTTSECIKLVNKSQEAVIDYFFIGGSLITRKNFNDIIKVVKDHSDIPVVIFPGSNLQIDENADAILLLSLISGRNPEFLIGQHVIAAPLLKESGIEVVPTGYMLVDCGKPTTVSYISNTTPIPHDKPSVASCTALAGEMLGMRLTYLDGGSGAKEPISPEMIAMTRKTVNTPIIVGGGIDTKEKAAAALKAGADIIVVGNAIESNPDFLNEVSETVKFQNLPSDIHQ
- a CDS encoding AraC family transcriptional regulator is translated as MEEYNKIIESLGVRFIKAKNINILQPVTVENFYDVGNTIMLLHKGDLAHGEDKQRVAEGDILFIPGGKMTAVTYGKINPARLTNEEMLNHRDKYFVSNNEPECIGVGENAFSYITFEAKVFDSVNFFASLDIPPFVIPGRSVLSEAIIDIVKEDLCDMPGKERLIKLYTEQIVIEVIRYILENRLFVEQLATNSTYFKDPRLIDIFAFIKENLGGDLSNKVLAGVANVSEDYVGQYFKMLTGINPQDYIEYQRMEMAVNLLRTSKKSIREIGRDVGYKDTAYFCRRFKMMFGIPAGKMRRRESLMNI
- a CDS encoding acyl-CoA dehydrogenase, which encodes MDFQFTEEQLAVQAAARDFARTELLPGVIERDELQQFPTEQIKKLGQLGFLGMMVSPEYGGGGMDTVSYVLAMEEISKIDASVSVCMSVNNSLVCWGIEKYGTEEQKKKYLPRLASGEILGAFCLSEPEAGSDATSQKTTAEDKGDHYLLNGTKNWITNGNSASVYLVVAQTYPEKKHKGINVLIVEKGMEGFEVGKKESKLGIRASDTHSLMFNNVKVPKENRIGEDGSGFYFAMSTLNGGRIGIASQALGIASGAYELSLEYAKERKAFGQEIINHQAIQFKLADMATNIDAARLLCLKSAVLKDNNEDYSKASAMAKVFASKVAMDVTVEAVQIHGGYGYVKEYHVERLMRDAKITQIYEGTSEIQKIVISRELFKN
- a CDS encoding zinc metallopeptidase, with protein sequence MLGYYVIAGVFMIVSLAVSGILKRKFAKYSQTSLRSNLSGKEIAEQMLHDNGIFDVQVLSVEGKLTDHYNPTDKTVNLSQEVYYGRNAAAAAVAAHECGHAIQHARAYAFLKFRSAIVPVVSVASRYMQWVILGGILLLYNTGNPTVLAAGVVLFGITTLFSFITLPVEFDASKRALAWIHNRGVVTSQEHEMSKDALRWAAMTYVVAALGSLATLLYYVSLLLGRRD